The Bacillota bacterium genome window below encodes:
- the yqfC gene encoding sporulation protein YqfC, which produces MPERPGGLAGALDEWLELPDDTLLDLPRLTLIGQVMLAVENHRGLVRYAPDEVRVATGAGLLQVRGEELVVRRMDRERLTIAGRIASLAWEASPPPPPRGRREAGAARGGRQSGGRGGARGGRGGAWG; this is translated from the coding sequence TTGCCGGAGCGGCCCGGCGGGCTGGCGGGCGCCCTCGACGAGTGGCTCGAGCTGCCGGACGACACGCTCCTCGACCTGCCCCGCCTGACGCTGATCGGTCAGGTGATGCTCGCCGTGGAGAACCACCGCGGTCTCGTCCGCTACGCCCCGGACGAGGTGCGCGTCGCCACCGGCGCCGGCCTCCTCCAGGTGCGCGGGGAGGAGCTGGTGGTGCGCAGGATGGACCGGGAGCGTCTGACCATCGCCGGGAGGATCGCCTCGCTCGCCTGGGAGGCGTCGCCCCCGCCGCCGCCCCGGGGACGCCGGGAGGCCGGTGCCGCCCGGGGCGGACGGCAGAGCGGCGGCAGGGGCGGCGCGCGCGGGGGGAGGGGCGGGGCGTGGGGCTGA